One segment of Drosophila mauritiana strain mau12 chromosome 3R, ASM438214v1, whole genome shotgun sequence DNA contains the following:
- the LOC117144998 gene encoding cilia- and flagella-associated protein 58, protein MSPKLAYQISLKTSQVNDLTEKLHEKQREVHSYKKQLESVHSEKMMLQRNLENTTQERDNFRILQAKSGHQIQQLTTEISANEVKINSLNLKIEHLNNYIKELQSDLKNKENLVAALRKDMREMKAKNEMLAKTISNDELKFMKMGHELEEMRKERNLVGLQMVRRNDEIVVIKEKLQIAQNALDNGTTQYNQRVEDIRLLKKEISNLHTESECLKHAIKSTADMRKEIVRLQRALNQEHIRIRALTEDARTPTGVHRWRILKGEDPKKFELLEKLQLLQKRSLKQSIENSNIKNKLGEAQKTNETLKRMLSHMPTVEIKHKLVVQQVIMNNN, encoded by the exons ATGTCTCCAAAGTTGGCAT ACCAAATCTCTCTGAAGACTAGCCAAGTTAATGATCTCACGGAAAAGTTACACGAAAAACAACGGGAAGTGCACAGTTATAAAAAACAGTTGGAGTCAGTGCATTCTGAGAAAATGATGCTTCAGCGTAATTTAGAAAATACAACtcaggagcgggacaattttAGAATTCTTCAAGCA AAATCAGGACATCAAATTCAGCAATTGACAACTGAAATAAGCGCAAACgaagtaaaaataaattctttaaatttaaaaatagaacatcttaataattatataaaggAACTCCAATCGGaccttaaaaataaagaaaacttAGTGGCTGCCTTACGTAAGGATATGAGGGAAATGAaagcaaaaaatgaaatgttagCAAAGACAATATCAAACGATGAActaaaatttatgaaaatggGGCACGAATTAGAAGAAATGAGAAAGGAACGTAACCTAGTTGGATTGCAAATGGTACGACGGAATGACGAGATTGTTGTTATAAAGGAAAAGCTTCAAATTGCACAAAATGCCCTTGATAATGGAACAACACAATATAATCAACGTGTAGAAGATATTAGATTACTGAAAAAAGAGATTTCAAATCTTCACACTGAAAGTGAATGTCTTAaacatgcaattaaaagtACTGCTGACATGAGAAAGGAAATTGTACGACTCCAGCGTGCTCTTAATCAAGAACATATTCGTATTCGAGCTCTAACTGAAGATGCAAGAACACCAACAGGAGTACATCGGTGGCGAATATTAAAAGGCGAAGATCCTAAGAAATTCGAACTACTTGAAAAACTCCAACTACTTCAAAA aCGGTCCCTAAAGCAGTCAATAGAAAACTCtaacataaaaaataaactggGTGAGGCTCAGAAGACTAATGAAACATTAAAACGGATGCTATCTCATATGCCTACTGTAGAGATAAAACATAAGCTAGTTGTGCAACAGGtaataatgaataataattGA